A genomic stretch from Candidatus Hydrogenisulfobacillus filiaventi includes:
- a CDS encoding putative Guanylate kinase (Evidence 3 : Putative function from multiple computational evidences; Product type e : enzyme) encodes MAGGEERTTAGAPYPVVLVVGPSGVGKNAVIRAALAQGWNAEYVPSYTSRPPRSGEREGDPYHFVSEADFQALAQAGDLWEWTQVHGNWYGSGKRALAAPRAYAYAVTDMDLIGAWFVKTQIPHDAILVFVLPPSWAELRRRMAGQAGSAQDLYRRWGRAMREMQWTSAADLLIVNQDVQQAARALRTGVEAYRRSASVDPPLPATCVVEFEGGQVPVPALVRAGDDPEWVCRRALALAGPTRLPQLIQGDGLFDPDGGELALEACWEEEPGRYRARVTVVASPTRPPRVSG; translated from the coding sequence GTGGCAGGGGGCGAGGAACGGACGACGGCCGGTGCCCCCTACCCGGTCGTGCTGGTGGTGGGACCCAGCGGGGTAGGCAAGAACGCCGTCATCCGGGCAGCCCTGGCACAGGGCTGGAATGCGGAGTATGTCCCGTCGTATACCTCGCGTCCTCCCCGCAGCGGGGAGCGTGAAGGCGATCCCTACCACTTCGTGAGTGAAGCGGATTTTCAGGCCCTGGCTCAGGCCGGGGACCTCTGGGAATGGACGCAGGTGCACGGCAACTGGTACGGGAGCGGCAAACGGGCCCTGGCGGCCCCGCGCGCCTATGCGTATGCCGTGACCGACATGGACCTGATCGGTGCCTGGTTTGTCAAGACCCAGATCCCGCACGACGCCATTCTGGTGTTTGTGCTGCCGCCCTCCTGGGCGGAGCTGCGGCGGCGGATGGCGGGCCAGGCAGGCAGCGCCCAGGATCTCTACCGGCGTTGGGGCCGGGCCATGCGGGAGATGCAATGGACCTCGGCCGCCGACCTGCTTATCGTGAATCAGGATGTGCAACAGGCGGCCCGGGCCTTGCGGACGGGGGTAGAGGCCTACCGGCGATCCGCGTCGGTGGATCCGCCTTTGCCGGCCACGTGTGTGGTCGAGTTTGAGGGCGGGCAGGTTCCGGTGCCTGCGCTGGTGCGGGCGGGCGACGACCCCGAATGGGTGTGCCGTCGGGCCTTGGCTCTGGCCGGTCCCACCCGCCTGCCCCAGCTGATCCAGGGCGACGGCCTGTTCGACCCCGACGGGGGGGAACTGGCCCTGGAAGCCTGCTGGGAGGAGGAGCCGGGCCGCTACCGGGCGCGGGTGACGGTGGTGGCCTCCCCGACCCGTCCGCCCCGGGTATCCGGCTAA
- a CDS encoding conserved protein of unknown function (Evidence 4 : Unknown function but conserved in other organisms) — MADTDPLLAAAGLAVTAERRRRLARFAWDRLPVPPEAGLIRLAAEEEVWVTARHAAELTHVSPEVIRSLWQTGALPWLPAPNPHDPGFAPMRLLPLSRLQAYLDAHPGLRHARPARAAGDSRRLRAVTARLERLADPRPLAALWLLLLGWEADPPQLAAAKRRVLPLLWETTPTAEREAWRAPDAAGGIRLQFPGIGEARFRSPWLPDGAPAANRAAPDDGGRFFGRAVGQREPARYPPALVEERLEAVLPRLVPRWF; from the coding sequence GTGGCGGACACCGATCCGCTCCTGGCTGCCGCCGGCCTGGCCGTGACCGCCGAGCGCCGCCGGCGCCTGGCCCGTTTCGCCTGGGACCGCCTGCCCGTCCCGCCCGAGGCCGGCCTCATCCGCCTGGCGGCGGAGGAGGAGGTGTGGGTCACCGCCCGCCATGCGGCGGAACTGACCCACGTCTCCCCGGAGGTCATCCGCTCTCTCTGGCAGACCGGTGCCCTACCCTGGCTGCCGGCACCCAATCCGCACGACCCCGGCTTTGCCCCCATGCGGCTGCTGCCGCTGTCCCGCCTGCAGGCGTACCTGGACGCCCATCCCGGCCTCCGCCATGCCCGGCCCGCCCGGGCGGCCGGAGACAGCCGCCGGCTGCGGGCCGTGACCGCCCGCCTGGAACGCCTGGCCGATCCCCGGCCGTTGGCCGCCCTCTGGCTCCTCCTGCTGGGCTGGGAGGCGGACCCGCCACAGTTGGCTGCGGCCAAGCGCCGCGTCTTGCCCCTGCTGTGGGAGACCACCCCGACAGCGGAACGGGAGGCCTGGCGGGCCCCGGATGCGGCGGGCGGGATCCGGCTGCAGTTTCCGGGGATCGGGGAGGCCCGGTTCCGCTCCCCCTGGCTGCCGGATGGGGCCCCGGCCGCTAACCGGGCCGCCCCCGATGACGGGGGCCGCTTCTTCGGCCGGGCAGTAGGCCAGCGGGAACCGGCGCGCTACCCGCCGGCGCTGGTGGAGGAACGCCTGGAAGCGGTGCTCCCGCGGCTGGTACCCCGCTGGTTTTAG
- a CDS encoding putative Carboxylesterase (Evidence 3 : Putative function from multiple computational evidences; Product type e : enzyme) encodes MLETVRIPPAAPGSPHPLLVLLHGYGVDAQDLVPMVEALAYPAGAVLPQGPYRVPGGNGYRWYLLMEAGEPEFSSWQHSMELLKETLDELAAAHPAGLILGGFSQGAAMAATFACRYPAFGLKGLVVLSGYLPAELPVPPLPGLPVFVGHGREDSVLPLTKGRELADRLQAAGAAVDFHEYGMDHAVTEEEMEDVRRFLAGRGRRGGRGRLPAGPGQPGVQPGPEVAGGVQGCAPRQAGQDPGPPAVEAGRNRPAAAGAGGEAVQQAQRPPGVAPLPVHEQGRPLDQQAYAGVAAPSPDALQDLVGGKVGPPAHRAAEALPGAVRVHGATGAGCARSHFAATSRPTSMANSIGRRRRTGSVKPSSQRAAAACRSRPRETR; translated from the coding sequence GTGCTGGAAACCGTCCGCATCCCCCCCGCCGCCCCCGGATCACCGCATCCGCTCCTGGTACTGCTGCATGGTTATGGGGTGGACGCCCAGGACCTGGTCCCCATGGTGGAAGCCCTGGCTTACCCGGCGGGCGCGGTGCTGCCGCAGGGGCCCTACCGGGTTCCCGGCGGCAACGGCTACCGCTGGTATCTGCTAATGGAAGCAGGAGAGCCCGAGTTCAGCAGCTGGCAGCACAGCATGGAACTTCTGAAGGAAACGCTGGACGAGCTGGCCGCGGCCCATCCGGCCGGCCTCATTCTGGGCGGGTTCAGCCAGGGGGCGGCCATGGCCGCCACCTTTGCCTGTCGCTATCCGGCCTTCGGGTTAAAGGGGTTGGTGGTGCTGAGCGGCTACCTGCCGGCGGAACTGCCGGTGCCGCCCCTCCCGGGTCTGCCGGTGTTTGTGGGGCACGGCCGGGAGGACAGCGTGCTGCCCTTGACCAAGGGCCGGGAGCTGGCCGACCGTCTGCAGGCGGCGGGAGCGGCGGTGGACTTCCATGAATATGGGATGGACCATGCCGTCACCGAGGAGGAAATGGAGGACGTCCGCCGCTTTCTGGCAGGGAGGGGGCGGCGGGGCGGTAGGGGCCGCCTGCCGGCGGGCCCAGGCCAGCCAGGGGTCCAGCCAGGGCCGGAGGTCGCGGGCGGGGTCCAGGGGTGTGCCCCGCGCCAGGCGGGCCAGGACCCCGGCCCGCCAGCGGTCGAAGCCGGGCGGAACCGCCCCGCTGCGGCGGGCGCCGGCGGCGAGGCGGTCCAGCAAGCACAGCGCCCGCCAGGGGTGGCCCCGTTGCCAGTGCACGAACAGGGCCGCCCATTGGATCAGCAGGCGTACGCGGGGGTTGCGGCCCCGTCGCCAGACGCCCTCCAGGATCTCGTGGGCGGCAAAGTAGGCCCCCCGGCGCATCGCGCAGCGGAAGCCCTGCCAGGGGCGGTCCGGGTTCATGGCGCCACCGGCGCGGGCTGTGCCCGCTCCCATTTCGCAGCCACCAGCCGGCCGACCTCGATGGCGAACTCCATCGGCAGGCGCCGGCGTACCGGCTCGGTGAAGCCGTCCAGCCAGAGGGCGGCGGCCGCGTGCCGGTCGAGGCCGCGGGAGACCAGGTAG
- a CDS encoding protein of unknown function (Evidence 5 : Unknown function) has protein sequence MNPDRPWQGFRCAMRRGAYFAAHEILEGVWRRGRNPRVRLLIQWAALFVHWQRGHPWRALCLLDRLAAGARRSGAVPPGFDRWRAGVLARLARGTPLDPARDLRPWLDPWLAWARRQAAPTAPPPPPCQKAADVLHFLLGDGMVHPIFMEVHRRSRRLQTVGQLPALGQGQHAVLPAVPHKHRQTREGRHRQFRRQVAAQHHQPL, from the coding sequence ATGAACCCGGACCGCCCCTGGCAGGGCTTCCGCTGCGCGATGCGCCGGGGGGCCTACTTTGCCGCCCACGAGATCCTGGAGGGCGTCTGGCGACGGGGCCGCAACCCCCGCGTACGCCTGCTGATCCAATGGGCGGCCCTGTTCGTGCACTGGCAACGGGGCCACCCCTGGCGGGCGCTGTGCTTGCTGGACCGCCTCGCCGCCGGCGCCCGCCGCAGCGGGGCGGTTCCGCCCGGCTTCGACCGCTGGCGGGCCGGGGTCCTGGCCCGCCTGGCGCGGGGCACACCCCTGGACCCCGCCCGCGACCTCCGGCCCTGGCTGGACCCCTGGCTGGCCTGGGCCCGCCGGCAGGCGGCCCCTACCGCCCCGCCGCCCCCTCCCTGCCAGAAAGCGGCGGACGTCCTCCATTTCCTCCTCGGTGACGGCATGGTCCATCCCATATTCATGGAAGTCCACCGCCGCTCCCGCCGCCTGCAGACGGTCGGCCAGCTCCCGGCCCTTGGTCAAGGGCAGCACGCTGTCCTCCCGGCCGTGCCCCACAAACACCGGCAGACCCGGGAGGGGCGGCACCGGCAGTTCCGCCGGCAGGTAGCCGCTCAGCACCACCAACCCCTTTAA
- a CDS encoding putative Fe-S cluster assembly protein SufB (Evidence 3 : Putative function from multiple computational evidences) — protein MATIPLGAIDLDRLAAWTRERGEPDWLAAQRRAGWSRYQAWRDQAPAGARAAWDALPVALPADHTEADDDAEVVFDNRRRAFAASGILFDDLYAALARPGAEERIRPYLATLVPPEEGPGPAPALNAALWTGGIVAHVPAGVTAPAPLSFYRTARNPGQFDRVLVVLEEGARAELVEGRPSLTYTPLHAPVMEVVLGPGARFTYTLVNNWAPSVQVHRLVRIRAGEGAAVEVRLAEFGGGELDSRLETFLTGSRAEARYYLLGMGNAGQRLRLAPAVYHQAPQGASEVHARLIAVPGAEGSFAARVCCLPGSEGSEARVQVEEAAAARAAWTVSCERLVAAPDTRAGTGVHRIPLTDETLFYLVSRGLDRHAAAALWLDGFTEPVRRRLPMEFAIEVGRLVAAKWERAQPAPVAP, from the coding sequence ATGGCCACCATCCCCTTGGGCGCGATTGACCTCGACCGCCTTGCCGCCTGGACCCGGGAACGGGGGGAGCCGGACTGGCTGGCTGCCCAGCGGCGGGCGGGCTGGAGCCGGTATCAGGCATGGCGTGACCAGGCACCGGCCGGGGCCCGCGCCGCCTGGGACGCCCTGCCCGTCGCCCTGCCGGCGGACCACACCGAGGCGGACGATGACGCCGAGGTGGTCTTTGACAACCGGCGGCGGGCCTTTGCCGCCAGCGGCATCCTGTTCGACGACCTGTACGCGGCCCTGGCGCGGCCGGGGGCGGAGGAGCGCATCCGGCCCTACCTGGCCACCCTGGTGCCGCCTGAGGAGGGCCCGGGTCCGGCCCCGGCCTTGAATGCCGCCCTCTGGACCGGGGGGATCGTGGCGCACGTGCCTGCCGGCGTTACCGCCCCCGCCCCGCTGTCCTTCTACCGCACCGCCCGCAATCCTGGCCAGTTCGATCGGGTGCTGGTGGTGCTGGAGGAGGGCGCCCGGGCGGAGCTGGTGGAGGGCCGGCCCTCCCTGACCTACACCCCCCTGCATGCCCCGGTGATGGAGGTGGTCCTGGGCCCTGGTGCCCGGTTCACCTATACCCTGGTCAATAACTGGGCCCCTTCGGTGCAGGTGCACCGGCTGGTGCGCATCCGGGCCGGGGAAGGCGCGGCGGTGGAGGTGCGTCTGGCGGAGTTCGGCGGGGGCGAGCTCGACTCCCGTCTGGAGACCTTCCTCACCGGGAGCCGGGCGGAGGCCCGGTATTACCTCCTGGGCATGGGCAATGCCGGCCAGCGTCTCCGGCTGGCCCCGGCCGTCTACCACCAGGCTCCCCAAGGCGCCAGCGAGGTCCATGCGCGGCTCATCGCCGTGCCGGGGGCCGAAGGGTCCTTTGCGGCCCGGGTATGTTGCCTGCCCGGGTCAGAGGGCAGCGAAGCACGCGTGCAGGTGGAGGAGGCGGCCGCAGCCCGGGCGGCCTGGACGGTGAGCTGCGAACGGCTGGTGGCCGCCCCGGACACCCGCGCCGGCACCGGGGTGCACCGCATCCCCCTCACCGACGAAACCCTCTTCTACCTGGTCTCCCGCGGCCTCGACCGGCACGCGGCCGCCGCCCTCTGGCTGGACGGCTTCACCGAGCCGGTACGCCGGCGCCTGCCGATGGAGTTCGCCATCGAGGTCGGCCGGCTGGTGGCTGCGAAATGGGAGCGGGCACAGCCCGCGCCGGTGGCGCCATGA
- a CDS encoding membrane protein of unknown function (Evidence 5 : Unknown function): MAEAGSTRPAIRVYRFSFVWGAVIFVAVQLLGIWGPLPQLADDIGLLGAVLLAGWAGYEAGRTGARGWTAGLGAGLSFALPLVFLRLVVPVDTATLRTAVLHGYLTLNEAVYVVSAGGRLAQAVYDLVLILLFGLLAGLAGGFAGRRRRVPPADRAGR, from the coding sequence ATGGCGGAGGCGGGATCCACCCGGCCGGCCATCCGGGTCTACCGGTTCAGTTTCGTGTGGGGGGCCGTGATCTTTGTGGCCGTGCAGCTGCTGGGCATCTGGGGGCCGCTGCCCCAGCTGGCGGATGATATCGGGTTGTTGGGCGCGGTCCTCCTGGCGGGCTGGGCCGGGTACGAGGCCGGCCGGACCGGGGCGCGGGGCTGGACGGCGGGGCTGGGCGCCGGCCTCAGCTTTGCCCTGCCCCTGGTTTTCCTGCGGCTGGTGGTGCCGGTCGACACCGCCACCCTGCGCACGGCTGTGCTGCACGGGTACCTGACCCTGAACGAGGCGGTCTACGTGGTCAGTGCCGGCGGCCGCCTGGCCCAGGCCGTTTACGACCTGGTCCTCATCCTGCTGTTCGGGCTGCTGGCAGGGCTGGCCGGCGGCTTCGCCGGACGCCGGCGGCGGGTCCCCCCGGCAGACCGCGCCGGCCGCTAG
- a CDS encoding putative Transcriptional regulator HosA (Evidence 3 : Putative function from multiple computational evidences), which produces MEPTSREPSADPVAEAAGLLQELWRQWFRLTRQEQGADPLSLEQYLVLRALTKHGPMTVSGIAQWVGTSVSAATVLTQRMARDGLVSRRRGGPDSRVVFVQAQPEGIRRMAAWDRHRQATLRKLVARLEAAELAELVRTLRRLTGNGD; this is translated from the coding sequence GTGGAGCCGACGTCGCGGGAGCCGTCCGCGGATCCGGTAGCTGAAGCGGCCGGGCTGTTGCAGGAACTGTGGCGGCAATGGTTCCGGCTCACCCGTCAGGAGCAGGGCGCCGATCCGCTCAGCCTGGAACAGTACCTGGTACTACGGGCCCTCACCAAGCACGGGCCCATGACCGTGAGCGGTATCGCCCAGTGGGTCGGGACCTCGGTCAGCGCCGCCACCGTCCTGACCCAGCGGATGGCCCGCGACGGCCTGGTCAGCCGGCGGCGGGGTGGTCCGGATAGCCGGGTGGTCTTTGTCCAGGCCCAACCGGAAGGGATCCGGCGCATGGCCGCCTGGGACCGCCATCGCCAGGCGACCCTGCGCAAGCTGGTCGCCCGCCTGGAGGCCGCGGAACTGGCGGAGCTGGTCCGTACCCTCCGCCGGCTGACCGGCAACGGGGACTAG